The Roseomonas haemaphysalidis genome segment CCGCGATCAGCCGCAGCGCGGCGCGGCCATCGGGCTTCAGGTCGATACGGATGGTACCGGCCACCGCGCCATCCACCACCAGCACCAGCGGGTGGTTGGCGGGGTCGCCCTCGTCCGGGTGTCCCGGGTCGTAGCGGCAGGGATAGGGCCCGTCCGCGCGATGATACAGGTCGAAGATGCAGGTTTCGCGGATCGCATGGTAGCGAAGCCGCTCAGGATCGCTCCGCATGGCGCGGAGCTGGGTAGTTCGGGGGCGCACGAGGCACCTTGTCGCTGTGACGGGAACCGCCCAAGGGTCGGTCCTTGCCGGCCCGGCGCGCGAAGGGCCGGACGGCGGGAGGATACCGCCGCGCCCCCGCCGCCCGCCATGGCCGCGAGTGACTGTCAGAAAAGCTTCACGCCGGCGGGTGGGTCTTCAGCCAGTGGCGGGCGATCTGCTCGCGCGTCGCGACCCAGACGTCGGGGCAGGCCTTCACATGGTCCAGAAAGCGCTTCAGCGCGGCGGCGCGGGCCGGGCGGCCGACGATGCGGCAATGCAGGCCGATGCTCATCATCTTCGGCGCCGTCCTGCCTTCCTCCAGCAGCAGGTCGAAGGCGTCGCGCAGGTGCTGCTCGAAGCCATCGTTGCTGGCGAAGCCCGGGGGCACCGCGAACTTCATGTCGTTGTTGTCGAGCGTGTAGGGGATGACCAGCAACGGCTTGCCGGCGGCGGTGACGTAATGCGGCAGGTCGTCCTCATAGGCGTCGCTGTCGTAGAGAAAGCCGCCATGCTCGGCCACCAGCCGCCGCGTCTGCTCGCTGATGCGGCCGGTGTACCAGCCGACGGGCGGCCTGCCGACCGTGCGGGTGATCGTCTCGACGCATTGCGCGATGTGCTGGCGCTCGGTCGCCTCGTCGATATTCTGGTAGTTGATCCACCGCCAGCCATGGCTGGCGACCTCATGCCCGGCATTCGCGAAGGCGGCGCCGATGGCCGGGTTCAGCTCCAACGCACGGCCAACGCCATACACTGTCAGCTTCATGTCCCGCTCGGCGAACAGCCGCAGGATGCGCCACACGCCGGCGCGGGCGCCGTAGTCGAACTGGCTTTCCTTGCCGATGTCGCGCATGCCCAGCACCGGGTTCCCGCCCGGCGTTTCGTTCAGGTAGACCTCGCTTCCGGCATCGCCGTTCAGCACGGAGTTCTCGCCGCCCTCCTCGTAGTTCAGCACAAAGGACACGGCGAGGCGCGCACCGCCGGGCCAGCGTGGGTCCGGCGGGTTGGGACCGTAGCCGGCGAAGTCACGGGGATAGGCGCTGTCTAGGGCGAGGATGGTCATGGGGCGAAAGCTTGCTGGCCGCCGCCCGGCGCCGTCAACCGGGTCCCGCCTGCCTAGATTGGCCGGCGTTCAAAGGAGATCGGCACGCTCAGCGTCGTGTAGCCACTGTCACGCAGCAGGACGGCGGGTGGCGGCGGCAATGGCGCCGCAGACAGGACAATCGTCAGGGCCGCCGCATCGAACAACGGCTCGCCCGCGCCGCCAGCGATCTGCGGCGTGTAGATTGCACCGTTGCTTCCCACCGAGAAACGGATCAGCGCCGTGCCCCCGGCCACCGGCATGGGGCGGGACGGATCACGGGGGAAGTAGCGCTTGGCCATGATCGCCGCGCTGACGGAGCGCCGCCAAGTGGAAACCGCTTCCTGCTCCTCGGCGGTCATGCTGCCGGGCGTGCTGCACCCTGCCAGGGCCAGCAGAAGCCCAGCCGCTGCCATACGTCTAGACGGCATTACCGCTCTCCATGACCACTGCATTGGTCATAGTCCCGGCCGATCCAACAGCCAGGGCCAAGCCTGCATGGCTCAGGACAGGCGGACGCGCACGATCTCCGGCATCACGCCGAAGCGCACCGGCAGCACGCTGCAGCCAAGGCCGCCGGACACCACCAGCCGCCGCCCCGCCTCCTCCACCAGCCCGTAGGCGAAGCGCTGACCGTAGCGGGAGCCGATCACGGGCGACCAGCCGAACAGCCGCACCTGTCCGCCATGCGTGTGCCCCGACAGGGTCAGCGCCACCCGCCCCGGCACGTTGACGAACTGGTCCGGCTCGTGCGCCATCAGGATGGCCGGCGCATCGTCGGCGGCCAGGGGCGCCAGGGTGGCGGTCAGGTTGTCGGCACCGCGGAAGCGCCAGCCGCCACCGGGGATGCGATACGCCATGCTGCTGCCGGCGCCGCACAGCCACACCCCGTCGCCATGCGGCAGGCGAAGGGCCTGGTTGACCAGCACCCGGATGCCCGCCCCTTCCTGCAATCCCTGCAAGGCCGGGCGCCCCTCGCCCCGGCGCTGCACCGCGTCGTCGTCCCAGTAGTCGTGGTTGCCCAGCACCGCATGGGTGCCAAGCGGCGCCCGCAGCCGCGCCAACTCCGCCACCACCTCCGGCATCGGCAGTCGCCGGCGGATCCAGGGGAAGTGGCCGGGGATGTCCCCCAGCAGCAGGTGCGCGTCGGGCCGCAGCTCATTCGCCGTGTCGACGATGCGACGGATGCGCCGCAGCGGCATCCAGGGCTCGTTGGCATGGATATCGGCGATGACGCTCAGCACCAGCGGTGGCCGGGCGCCCCAGCCGGGCACCGGCAGGTCGTATTCGGTCACCCGCAGCAGCAGCCCCGGCTCGACCACCAGCCCGAAGGCGGAAACCCCGGCGCCGCTGGCCAGGGTGACGGCGCCGCCCGCCAGCAGGTGCCGCCGGGTGAGCCTCAGGCGGCCATCCGGCCGGCCGGCACCTGGCCGTGCACCAGCGACTGGATGAAGCCCAGCTTGCGCACGACATTGGGCGACAGCACGAAGGGATACAGGTCCGCCACGCCCATGGAGCGGTTCAGGCTGTTCACCGCCACCGTCAACGGCACCCAGGCCTCCATCACCGCCTGGATATCCGTGCTGCGGTAGGCGTCGAAATCCACCTCCGCCTCCAGCACGCCGTCCTTGTCGGCCCGCGGCGCGATGCCGATGCCGAGCGAGCGCGCCATCTCCAGCGTATCCACGATGTGCAGGTAGTGCGCCCAGGTTTCGGCGAAGTCCTCCCAGGGATGGGCGGTGGCATAGGTGCTGACGAAGTTGTCCTGCCAGTTGGCGGGCGCACCCTCGTTGTAATGCCGCTGCAGGGCGGCGCCGTAGTCCTGGCTGTCATCGCCGAACACGGCGCGGCATTCCTCCAGCCGGCCCCCGTCGCGCACCAAGAGGTCCCAGAAATGATGGCCGGATTCGTGGCGGAAGTGGCCCAGCAGCGTGCGGTAAGGCTCGCCCATCGCGGTGCGGCGCTTGACCCGCTCCGCGTCGTCGGCCTCCACCAGCGCCAGGGTGATCAGCCCGTTGTCGTGGCCGGTCATCACGCTTTGCTGCGCGTCTGGCGCATCGGCCAGGAAGTCGAAGGCCAGCCCGTGCTGCGGGTCCTCCAGGCGGGTCTTCAGCGGCAGGCCCAGGCGGATGAAGCTGTAGAAGGCGCGCCGCTTGGCCACCTCGATCTTCTGCCAGCGCTCCTTGCTCACCGGGTCCGACAGGTTCGGGATGGTCTGGTTGTGGCGGCAGGCGGTGCAGAACCGCTCGGCGCTGTCATTCGGCACCAGCCAGTTGCAGGCCTGCTGCTGCGCGTTGTCGCAGAACCGGAAGGACGGCCCGGGCGCAGCCCTGGCGGTGAACACCCCCTGCCCGCCATCCAGCGGGTCCAGTGCCGACAGCGTGGTCTGCTCCGGCAGAAAACCCAGCGTGGCGCCGCACTTGACGCACAGCGTGTTCTCGAAATGCAGGACCTGGCCGCAGTTCTGGCAGGCGAAGAGGCGCATGTTCGTGATTCCTGGCCCGGGCCGGTCCCTGGGCGTGGCTGTCAAATGCCCCTGCCCCGGCCCGGTTGCGCCGGCCGGCGAACATAGCGCGCATGCAACAAAAAAGGGCCCCGCCGGGGCCCTTTTCGCGGCCTGCCGTAGTGGCAGGCTCAGTTCTTGGTCTGGTCGACCAGCGCGCCCTTGGTGATCCAGGGCATCATGCCGCGCAGCTTGGTGCCGACTTCCTCGATGGAGTGCTCGGCCAGGCGGCGGCGGGTGGCCTTGAAGGAGGCCTGGTTGACCCGGTTCTCCAGCATCCAGTCACGGGTGAACTTGCCGGACTGGATGTCGTTCAGCACGCGCTTCATCTCGGCCTTGGTCTCGGGCGTGATGATGCGCGGGCCGGTGACGTATTCGCCGTACTCGGCCGTGTTGCTGATCGAGTAGTTCATGTTGGCGATGCCGCCCTCGTAGATGAGGTCGACGATCAGCTTCACCTCGTGCAGGCACTCGAAATACGCCATCTCGGGGGCGTAGCCGGCTTCCACCAGCGTCTCGTAGCCCGCCTTGATCAGCTCCACGAGGCCGCCGCACAGCACCACCTGCTCGCCGAACAGGTCGGTCTCGCATTCCTCGCGGAAGGTGGTCTCAATGATGCCCGAGCGCCCGCCGCCGACGGCGGAAGCGTAGGACAGCGCGATCTCCAGCGCATTGCCCGAGGGGTTCTGGTGGACGGCCACCAGGCAGGGCACGCCGCCGCCCTTCTGATACTCGCCGCGCACCGTGTGGCCGGGGCCCTTGGGCGCGATCATGAAGACGTCGATGTCCGAACGCGGCTCGATCAGGTTGAAGTGCACGTTCAGGCCGTGCGCGAAGGCGAGTGAGGCGCCTTCCTTCATGTTGGCGTGCAGGTGGTCGCGGTACAGGTCGCCCTGGCCCTCGTCCGGCGTCAGCACCATCACGACGTCGGCCCACTTGGCGGCCTCGGCCGGGGACAGCACCTTGAAGCCGGCGGTCTCGGCCTTCTTCTGGGAGGCGCCGGGGCGCAGGCCGATGACGACCTCGCCCACGCCGGAGTCGCGCATGTTCATGGCATGGGCGTGGCCCTGGCTGCCGAAGCCGATGACCGCGACCTTCTTGCCCTTGATCAGGCCGACATCGGCGTCACGGTCGTAATACACGCGCATCTGGCGCTCTCCTCAGTGGAAACGAAAACGGGTCAGGCCTGCAGGCTCGACGGCCCGCGGACAATGGCGACGGCACCGGTCCGGCTGACCTCGGCCAGCCCGATCGGCCGCATGAGATTGATGAAGGCGTCGAGCTTCTCGCCGCTTCCCGTCATCTCGAAGACAAAGCTTTCCGTGGTGGCATCCACCACGCGGGCGCGGAAGGCATCCGCCAGCCGCAGCGCCTCCTGCCGCGCCTCACCGGTGCCGACCACCTTGATCAGCGCCAACTCGCGCGACAGATGCGGGCCTTCCAGCGTCAGGTCCGACACCTTGTGGACCGGCACCAGCCGGTCGAGCTGCGCCTTGATCTGCTCGATCACCATCTCGGTGCCGGTGGTGACCACGGTGATGCGCGACAGGCGTCCGTGCTCATCGACCGGCGCCACGGTCAGGCTGTCGATGTTGTAGCCGCGGCCGGAAAACAGGCCGATGACGCGCGCCAGCACGCCGGCCTCGTTCTCCACCAGCACGGCGATGGTCGCCGCGCGCTGCACGCTGTCGAGGTAGTCGGCCATGGGGTCGGGTATCCGGTGGTCTGAAAGGGGATCGAGGCGTGCGGCGGGCGGTGGCGCCGGTTCAGACCAGGCCCATGCCCTGGTCGGTGACCTGCGCGCCATCGCTCTTCTGGCCGGATGCCAGCAGCATCTCGTTGTGCGCGGCGCCGGAAGGGATCATCGGCATGACATTCTCCTTCTCGTCCACCGCGCAGTCCACCACCACGGGGCGGTCGATGGCGATCATCTCGCGGATCACGCGGTCCAGGTCGTTCTCGCCCTCGATCCGCATGCCGACGGCGTGGAAGCTTTCCGCAAGCTTCACGAAGTCAGGGAGCGCCTCGCTGTAGCTTTCGGAATAGCGGCTGCCGTGCAGCAGCTCCTGCCACTGGCGCACCATGCCCATGTAGCGGTTGTTCAGGATGAACACCTTCACCGGCAGGCGGTACTGCGCCAGCGTCGCCATCTCCTGGATGTTCATCAGGATCGAGGCCTCGCCGGCGATGTCGATGCACAGCGCGTCCGGATGCGCCACCTGCACGCCCATCGCCGCCGGCAGGCCGTAGCCCATGGTGCCGAGGCCGCCCGAGGTCATCCAGCGGTTCGGCTTCTCGAAGCCGAAATACTGGGCGGCCCACATCTGGTGCTGGCCGACCTCGGTGGAGATGAAGGTGTCGCGCCCGCTTTCCTGGGTCAGCTCGAACAGCCGCTTCACGGCGTGCTGCGGCTTGATGATCTTGCCGGACTGCACGTAGTCCAGACACTTCTTGCCGCGCCACTCGTCGATCTGCCGCCACCAGGCGCCCAGCGCCTCGCGGTCCTGCTGCTCCGGCGCCTCGTCCCAGGCGGCCAGCATGGCGCGCAGCACGGCGGCGGCGTCGCCCACCACCGGCACGTCCACCTTGACGTTCTTGTTGATCGAGGAAGGGTCGATGTCGGCGTGGATCTTCAGCGAACCGGGCGAGAAGGCGTTCAGCCGCCCCGTCACGCGGTCGTCGAAGCGTGCGCCGATGTTGAACATCACGTCGCAGCCGTGCATCGCGAGGTTCGCCTCGTAGGTCCCGTGCATGCCCAGCATGCCCAGGAACTGCGGGTCGCTGGCCGGGAAGCAGCCCAGGCCCATCAGCGTGTTGGTGCAGGGCAGCCCCGCCTTGCGCACCAGCTGCGCCAGCAGCGACGACGCCTCGGGGCCCGCGTTGATCACGCCGCCGCCGGCATAAACCACCGGGCGCTTGGCGGACTTCAACATCGCCACGGCCTTGCGGATCTGCCCGGCGTCGGGCTCGGTCTGCGGACGGTAGGAACGGTGCTCGCGGGTCGGCGCCTCGGAATAAGGCCCCTTGTTGACCAGGATGTCCTTGGGCAGGTCGATCACCACCGGGCCGGGGCGGCCGGAGCGCGCCACGTAGAAGGCGTCGTGCACCGTCTCGGCCAGCTTGGCGATGTCCTTGACCAGGTAGTTGTGCTTGGTCGCGGGGCGGGTGATGCCGGTGGTGTCGGCTTCCTGGAAGGCGTCGTTGCCGATCAGGTGGGTCGGCACCTGCCCGGTCAGGCAGACCAGGGGGATGCTGTCCATCAGCGCGTCCACCAGCCCGGTCACCGCATTGGTGGCACCGGGGCCGGAGGTGACCAGCACGCAGCCCACCTTGCCGGTGGAGCGGGCATAGCCCTCGGCGGCATGCACCGCCGCCTGCTCGTGCCGCACCAGGATGTGGCGGATGGCGTTCTGCTGGAAGATGGCGTCGTAGATCGGCAGCACCGAACCGCCGGGGTAGCCGAAGATAACGTCGACGCCCTGGTCCTTCAGCGCGCGCAGAACGATCTCGGCACCCGTCATGGACAGGGTCTCGGTCGTGGCGGTGAGGGTCTGGGGGGACATGGTTCTGCGGACTTCCTTGAAACGGGGCCACTGCACATGGCGAGCCCGGCTTAACGTGCCAACCCCTGCCCCGTCAACGACGCCGATCAATAAAAGCGATAATTTCCGCCCATTCACTTTCTGAAAATTGCTCCTGACCCGCCACACGCGCATGGATCGTATGCGTGTCGGTCGCGCCGGCCAGCGGGCGGTGGCGAAACCACGTCGCCTGCCGCTTGGTGTACTGCCCGGTGGCCAGGCAGGCGCGGCGGCCCGCCTCCTCCATCGATATCTCGCCCCGCAGCGCGGCGGCGATCTCTGGCACGCCATGCGCGCGCATGGCCGGCAGCGTGGGGTCCAGCCCCCGCGCCACCAGCGCCGCCACCTCCTCCACCGCGCCAGCGGCCAGCATGCCCTGCCAGCGTTGCCCGATCGCCGCCCGCAGCGCGTCGCGCGGCGGGTCCAGGCGGATGGCGGCGAAGCGCCAAGCAACACCGTCCCGTTGGGCCGGGCCGGTACCGGGCACGGCCTGCCACGCCGCCATGCCGCGCCCGGTGCCGCGCCAGACCTCCCAGGCACGGGCCAGCCGCTGGCTGTCGCTCGGCCGCAGCCGCGCGGCCGTGTCCGGGTCGGCTTCCGCCAGCCGGGCATGCAGCGCCGCGGGACCCAACGCCGCCAGCAGGCCCCTCGCCTCCTCCCGGGCCTCGGGCGGAACGGGGGGGATCTCGCTCAGCCCCTCGGTCAGCGCATTGAAATACAGGCCGGTGCCGCCGCACAGGATCGGCAGCCGTGCCGCCGCCATCTCCGCCAGCGCCTGCCCGCGCCACCAGGCCACGCTGGCGGCGGTGCCCGCGTCATGCACCCCGTAGAGCCGGTGCGGCGCCCGCGCTTCCTCCGCCGCGTCCGGGCGCGCGGTGATGGCGCGCAGCCCGCCATAGACCTGCATGGAATCGGCGTTGATGACGGTGCCGCCCAGCCGCTCCGCCAGGGCGAGCGCCAGCGCCGACTTGCCGCTGGCCGTCGGCCCCGCCAACAACAGCGCGAAGGGTTGATCGCTCATCGCCCCGCGCGCATGGTCCGCGCCCCATGTCCCATATCATGACCCTCGTCGCGCCGGCCGGCGGCCTGCAGGCCCCCCTCGTCGCACGCATCCGCGCCGCCCTCAACGACCTCGGCGGCCAGGCCGGCACCGCCGACTGGCTGGCGGAGGAAGAGGCGGCCGACCTGCCGTTTTCCCTCCTGGCCGCCGAGCAGGCCACCGCCATCGCGCGCGGCGCGCTGGACGGCGCGCCGGTGGACTGCATCGCCCAGCCCGCCGAAGGCCGCCGCAAGATGCTGCTGGTGGCGGACATGGACAGCACCATCGTCACCGCCGAAACGCTGGACGAGCTGGCCGCCCATGCCGGGGTGCAGGCGCAGATCGCCGCCATCACCCAGCGCAGCATGAACGGCGAGATCGACTTCTCCACCTCGCTGCGCGAGCGGGTCGCGATGATCAAGGGCCTGCCGCTGGCCGCCCTGCAAAAGACCTGGGAGCACATCGAGCTGATGCCCGGCGCCGAGGAGCTGGTCCGCACCATGGCGGCGCACGGCGCGCATTGTGCCATCGCCTCCGGCGGCTTCACCTGGTTCACGGCACGGGTGGCCGAGCGGGTCGGCTTTCAAAGCCACCATGCCAACATCCTGCTGGACGATGGCCACGCCCTGCTGGGCCGCGTGGAGGAGCCGGTCTTCGACCGCGACAGCAAGCTCACCATCCTGAAGCAGCTCGCCGCCGAGCATGCCCTGCCGCTGTCCGCCACCGCCGCCGTGGGTGATGGCGCCAATGACCTCGCCATGCTGGGCGCGGCCGGCCTCGGCGTCGCCTTCCGCGCCAAGCCGGTGGTGGCGGCCTCGGCGCGGGCGCGGGTGGATTTCGGAGACCTGCGGGCACTGCTCTTCGCGCAGGGCTTCCGGGCAGCGGAGATCGTGGAACAGGCGTGAAGCAGGCCGGGGCACGAATTCCCCGGCCCCTTCTGCTTCTTCTCCTACTGGCGCCAGCCAACAAAGGAACGATGGGATCTGGGGGCAATTCCTTCCCCCAGCCTTGCCCGGCAACAAAAAAAGGCGGGACGCCGAAGCGCCCCGCCCCTGATCCGGCCGGATGCGGCCGTTAGTTGCTGCTGCCGCCCTCGGCGCGTAGGCGCAGCGGCACGAAGCGCTGGCCCTGGCCATTTTCGACCAGCAGCAGGGCACTCGGGCGGTTCTGCTTGCGCAGGCGGTCCAGCTGCTCACGAACCTCCTGCGGGTTGCTCACCCGGGTCTGCTGCACCTCGATGATCAGGTCACCCGGCGACAGGCCACGCTCGGCGGCGCTGCTGCCGGCGGTCACGTCCGTCACGACCACGCCACGGGCATCGTCGCGCAGGCTGAAGCGCTGCTTCAAGTCGGGCGAGATGGCGGCGACCTTGAGGCCGAGCCCGGCCAGCTCCACCGCGGCGCCGGGCTGCGCCTGCTCCGGCGCGGCGGGCGTGGTGCCGGCGGTCTGCTCGGCCGGCAGTTCGGCCACGGTGACGCGCAGCTGCTCTTCCTTGCCGTTGCGCCACACGGTCACGGGCGCCTCGGTGCCCACGCCCGTTTCGGCCACGATCAGCGGCAGGTTGCGCATTTCGCGCACGTCCTGGTTGTTGAAGCGCAGGATCACGTCGCCGTTGCGGATGCCACCCTTGGCGGCGGGGCCGTTATCCTCGGCCCGGGCCACCAGGGCGCCGCGCGCGCCGTTGGGCACGTTCAGGCTTTCGGCGATCTCTTCCGTCACCTGCTGGATATTCACGCCGATCCAGCCGCGCCGCACCCGGCCGCCATCGCGCAGCTGCGCCACGATGTTCTTGGCCAGGTTGGACGGAATGGCGAAGCCGATGCCGATGGAGCCGCCGGAGGGCGAAACGATGGCGGTGTTGATGCCCACCACCTCGCCGGCCAGGTTGAACAGCGGGCCGCCCGAATTGCCGCGGTTGATGGCCGCGTCCGTCTGGATGAAGTTGTCGTAGGGGCCGGAGTTCAGGTTGCGCCCGCGCGCGGACACGATGCCCGAGGTCACGGAGCCGCCGAAGCCCAGCGGATTGCCGATGGCCAGCACCCAGTCGCCCACCTCCGCCCTGTCGGAGTCACCGAAGGCGACCACCGGCAGCGGCTTGTCGGACTTCACGCGCAGCACGGCGAGGTCGGTGCGCTGGTCCACGCCCACCAGCTCGGCCTTCAGCGTGGTGTTGTCCTGCAGCACGACGTTGATCTCGTCGGCGCCATCGACCACGTGGTTGTTGGTGACGATGATGCCCGACGCATCGATGATGAAGCCCGAACCCTGGCTCTGCGCGCGGCGCTGCGGCTGGCCGGGGCGCTGGCCCGGGCGCTGGCGCTCCATGAAGTCGCGGAACAGCTCCTCGAAGGGGCTGCCCGGCGGGGCCTGCGGCATTTCCGGCGCGTCGGGGCGGCCGCCGCGCGCGGGGCGGTCGCCGCCGATGGTCTGGGTGGTCTGGATGTTCACGACCGAAGGCAGCAGCCGGCGCGCCAGCGGCGCGAAGGACGGCGGCTGGTTGGCCATCGGCGCCGGCAGGCCCTCGCGCGGCGTGGCGGGGGCCACGGGCGCGGTGGCGTTCGGCGGCGCGGCGCTGGGCGCGGGTTGGGCGTGGACGGAAAAGGGCGCCGCGAGCGGGACGGCTGCGACAGCAGCGGCCAGCATCAGGGGGGCGAGACGCATCGGCAGAACCTCGCTTTCGGCCGGAAGGTGCGGCCGGATGGGTCAGGGACGGGGGGCAGATAAGGCCCCCGTGCGGGATGGCAAAGGGCGCCGGGGCGCTCTGTTACGAAAGAACCCAACTCGCCACCGGCCGCAAGGGATGCGGCCGGTCCGACACAATCCGAGATGTTAACAGAAAGCCATCAAGGCGCCGACGTGGCCGGTGCCGGTGCGGTGGGCGCATCGGCGGTGGGGGCGCCCGGCGGCAGCGTGACCCCGGCCAGCGGCACGCCGGGCTGGGACGAGCGGAAGTAGCGGAAGAATTCTGAATCCGGCGTCAGCACCAGGCGGGCATCGCCTTCCGAGAAGGCTTCCCGATAGGCCTGCATGGTCCGCCAGAACTGGAAGAACTGCGGGTCCTGCTGGAAGGCGGCGGCGAACAGGCCGATCGCCTCCTGCTCGCCCTGGCCGCGCAGCACGTCCGCCTGCGCCTGGCTTTCGGCCAGGATGACGGTGCGCTCGCGGTCGGCGCCGGCGCGCACGCGGGCGGCCACCTCGGCACCCTCGGCGCGCGCCTCGCGGGCCACGCGCTCACGCTCGGACTGCATGCGGTTGAGCACCGCCTGGGTGTTCTCCTCCGGCAGGTCGGCGCGGCGGATGCGCACGTCCTCCACCCCGATGCCGAACTGCTGCGCCTCGGAATTCACCTGCCGCTTGATCTCGTCCATGATCCGCTGCCGGTCGGCCGACAGCACGGAAAGCAGCGGCTGGCTGCCCAGCACGCGCCGCAGCGACGACGAGACGATGGACGACAGCCGGCCGCGGATGCCGGCCTCCTGCGCGCCGGAGGTCTGGAAGAAGCGCAGCGGGTCCGTGATGCGGAAGCGGGTGAAGCTGTCCACGATCAGCCGCCGCTGGTCGCCCAGGATGATCTCCTCGCCCGCCAAATCGAAGTCCAGCAGCCGCCGGTCGAAGCTGACCACGGACTGGATGAACGGGATCTTGGCATGCAGGCCCGGCGTGCTGATCACGCGGATCGGCTCGCCGAACTGGGTGATCATCACCTGCTCGGTCTGCTGCACCGTGAACAGGGTGGAGGCGGCGGCGACGACGGCGACGACCGCGACGCCGGCCAGCAGGGTCAGGCGGTTCATCGGGCGGCTCCCTGCGCGGGGGCTTGCGGGGCGGGCGCCGCGCCGGCGGCGGGCGGCGTGGCGGGGCGCGAGCGATCGATCAGCCCCGGCGGCGCCGGGCGGGCGGCGCGCGGCGTGTTGCCGGCGCCCTGCGCGGCGCCATCCAGCGGCAGGTAGGGCACGACGCCCTGCAGCCGGTCGTCCACCACGATCTTGGGGTTGCGGCGCAGGATCTCTTCCATGGTTTCCAGGTACAGGCGGCGCACCGTCACGTCCTTGGCGGTCTGGTAGGCGGTCAGCACGCTGAGAAAGCGCGCGGCCTCGCCGCGGGCGCGGGCGACCTGCGATTCCTTGAAGCCCTCGGCTTCCTGCACAAGCCGCTGCCCTTCGCCGCGGGCGCGGGGGATGATGTCGTTGCGGTAGGCCTCGGCCTCGTTGCGGGCGCGCTCGCGGTCGGCATTCGCCCGCTGCACGTCGCGGAAGGCGTCGATCACGGCCGGCGGCGGATCGACCTTCAGCAGCTGCACTTGGGTGATCTCGACGCCCGAGCCGTACTGATCCAGGATCGCCTGCGTGCCGGTGCGGACCGACTGCTCGATCTGCGCGCGCGCTTCCGTCAGCGCCGGCTGGATGGGGGTGCGGCCCACCACCTCGCGCATCACGCTTTCGGCCGCCGACTTCACCGTCTGGTCCG includes the following:
- the serB gene encoding phosphoserine phosphatase SerB; translation: MSHIMTLVAPAGGLQAPLVARIRAALNDLGGQAGTADWLAEEEAADLPFSLLAAEQATAIARGALDGAPVDCIAQPAEGRRKMLLVADMDSTIVTAETLDELAAHAGVQAQIAAITQRSMNGEIDFSTSLRERVAMIKGLPLAALQKTWEHIELMPGAEELVRTMAAHGAHCAIASGGFTWFTARVAERVGFQSHHANILLDDGHALLGRVEEPVFDRDSKLTILKQLAAEHALPLSATAAVGDGANDLAMLGAAGLGVAFRAKPVVAASARARVDFGDLRALLFAQGFRAAEIVEQA
- a CDS encoding DegQ family serine endoprotease, with amino-acid sequence MRLAPLMLAAAVAAVPLAAPFSVHAQPAPSAAPPNATAPVAPATPREGLPAPMANQPPSFAPLARRLLPSVVNIQTTQTIGGDRPARGGRPDAPEMPQAPPGSPFEELFRDFMERQRPGQRPGQPQRRAQSQGSGFIIDASGIIVTNNHVVDGADEINVVLQDNTTLKAELVGVDQRTDLAVLRVKSDKPLPVVAFGDSDRAEVGDWVLAIGNPLGFGGSVTSGIVSARGRNLNSGPYDNFIQTDAAINRGNSGGPLFNLAGEVVGINTAIVSPSGGSIGIGFAIPSNLAKNIVAQLRDGGRVRRGWIGVNIQQVTEEIAESLNVPNGARGALVARAEDNGPAAKGGIRNGDVILRFNNQDVREMRNLPLIVAETGVGTEAPVTVWRNGKEEQLRVTVAELPAEQTAGTTPAAPEQAQPGAAVELAGLGLKVAAISPDLKQRFSLRDDARGVVVTDVTAGSSAAERGLSPGDLIIEVQQTRVSNPQEVREQLDRLRKQNRPSALLLVENGQGQRFVPLRLRAEGGSSN
- the hflC gene encoding protease modulator HflC; its protein translation is MNRLTLLAGVAVVAVVAAASTLFTVQQTEQVMITQFGEPIRVISTPGLHAKIPFIQSVVSFDRRLLDFDLAGEEIILGDQRRLIVDSFTRFRITDPLRFFQTSGAQEAGIRGRLSSIVSSSLRRVLGSQPLLSVLSADRQRIMDEIKRQVNSEAQQFGIGVEDVRIRRADLPEENTQAVLNRMQSERERVAREARAEGAEVAARVRAGADRERTVILAESQAQADVLRGQGEQEAIGLFAAAFQQDPQFFQFWRTMQAYREAFSEGDARLVLTPDSEFFRYFRSSQPGVPLAGVTLPPGAPTADAPTAPAPATSAP
- the hflK gene encoding FtsH protease activity modulator HflK, whose product is MPWNNNGGQNSGGNPWGNPRPGGPWGQPPQDNRGGNGGGRGPGNGGGGPDLDDAIRQAQAALRRILPGGGGGGQFGASNRKWILGGVAVLLIAWGASGIYRVQPDEQGVVMRFGAFNRTTQPGLNYRIPWPVESVTTPRVTRINRVDVGFRGANDSPLSRPVSARDVLEESMMLTGDENIIDIDFAVFWRIRDAGEYLFNTRNPDQTVKSAAESVMREVVGRTPIQPALTEARAQIEQSVRTGTQAILDQYGSGVEITQVQLLKVDPPPAVIDAFRDVQRANADRERARNEAEAYRNDIIPRARGEGQRLVQEAEGFKESQVARARGEAARFLSVLTAYQTAKDVTVRRLYLETMEEILRRNPKIVVDDRLQGVVPYLPLDGAAQGAGNTPRAARPAPPGLIDRSRPATPPAAGAAPAPQAPAQGAAR